GAGGTGGTCCGGGACGGTGATGATGTCGAAGCCCGCCTCCTCCGCGCGGACCGCGTCCTCGATGGTTCCCTGCACGTCGCCGTAGGTCACGACCTGGCACCCGAAGTTCAGGTCTTCCGGATCTCTGTCGCTCATACTCGGGGCGTCGGCCGATCACAGTAAATAGTTGATCCTTTCGCGAGCGGTGAACCGTGCTCGTTCGCTCGCCGGACGGTCAGTACAGGTGATAGGCTGATCAGTAGCATTCGCGCGAGCGGAGCGAGCGCGATTCACTGAATCCGAGCAGAGCGAGGATTCAGCCTTTTTCCCCAAGTTTTTGCAGTGGCGAGGGACCTCCGGTCCCTCGGACCATGCGAACGGCGCGTGGCGCCGTGAGCAGACGGAGGATTCCCGCAGCGGCGCGAAGCGCCGCGAGGAACTCTCCGCTGGAAAAAGTGGGTCCGCAACTCGAACTGAACGCCGAACTCGAACCGGGACAGCTACCTTTATGCCCGAATCGCTGGTGGGTTCGATCACATGAGCTTCCTCGACGACGATACGTACCTGCTCGAAACCGACGCCGCCCGCGACCTCTACGAGACCATCGAGGACCGGCCGATCCTCGACCCGCACAACCACGCCGACATCGTGGAGATCGTCGAGAACGACGGCTGGGCGGACATCTGGGAGGTCCAGGGCGCGACCGACCACTACGTCTGGTCGATGATGCGAAAGCGCGGCGTCGACGAGGAACTGATCACCGGCGACGCCTCCAACCGCGAGAAGTGGGACGCCTTCGCCGAGGTCGTCCCCGAGATGGCCGGCAATCCCGTCTACGAGTGGCTCCACCTCGACCTCAAACGGCGGTTCGGCATCGACCAGCCCGTCTCCGCCGAGACCGCCGACGAGATCTGGGCGGAGACGAAGGCACAGTTGGAGGACGACGAGATGCGCCCGCAGGAACTCCTCCGGGAGATGAACGTCGAGACCCTCGCGACGACGGACAACCCCACGTCGCAGCTCGAATACCACGAGCGGGCCGTCGACGAGGTGGAAGGCGTCGACATCCGCCCCACCTGGCGCGCCGACCCAGCGGTGAACGTCCAGAAGTCGGGCTTCATCGAGTTCGCCGACGACCTGGCCGACGCCACGGCGTTCGAGACGGACGACTTCGCGGGCTATCTCGACGCGCTCGAAGCGACCCACGACTACTTCGACGACCACGGCTGCGCGGCGAGCGACCTGGGGGTCCTCGAACCCGTCTCCCGGCCGGTGAGCGAGGCCCGCGCCGCCGAGGTGTACGCCAAGCGCCGCGCCGGCGAGTCCCTCTCCGAGCGCGACATCGGGGACTTCCAGGCCTACCTCCTCGAGTTCATCGGCGAGCTGAACAGCGAAGCGGGCTGGGTCTCCCAGCTGCACGTCGGCGCGCTGCGGGACTACCGCGAGCAGTTGTACGACGAGCTCGGCGCGGCGTCGGGCGGCGACGTGTCGATGGGCGATATCGGTATCGCCGAGGGGCTGGACTACTACCTCGACCGCTTCGACGGGGAAGGCGAGATCATCCTCTACTGCGTCGACCCGAGCCACTACCCGACGCTGACGACGCTCGCGCGGGCGTACTCGAACGTCAGCGTCGGGCCGGCCTGGTGGTTCAACGACAGCCCGTTCGGGATGGACCATCAACTGGACTACGTCGGCAGCGTCGACCTGCTGGCCAACCACGCCGGCATGGTCAGCGACTCGCGCAAGCTCCTCTCGTTCGACTCCCGCTTCGAGATGTTCCGCCGCACCCTCGCCAACGTCGTCGGGAGGAAGGTCGAGCGCGGCCAGATCCCGATCGACGTGGCCGAGGACCTGGTCGACCACGTCGCCTACGAGCGCCCGAAGGAACTGTACGGGTTCTGAGCGGGCCGCTCGCCGCGGATCGATGTGATCATCGTCGTCGATTCCGCGACCGACTCCCTTTTTGTCGGTGGCTCTGCTGAGTCGTGGTATGGACATCGACGTACCGAGTTCGTTCGACGAGCGAGACTGGGCGCGCCCGGTCGACGGCGCTCCCGTCCGCTTTGCCGTCCTCGGGCTGGGCTGGTTCGGCCCGGACGTGGCGATCCCCGCGATCGAGGAATCGGACTTCTGCGAGACGACAGTCGTCGTCAGCGGCGACCGCGAGAAGGCCGAGCGCGTCGCCGACGAGAAGGGCGTCGCCCACGCGCTGACCTACGACGACTACGCCGACGGCGAGGCCACCGACGCGTACGACGCCGTCTACGTCGTCACACCGAACGCCCTGCACCTCCCCCACGTCGAGACGGCCGCGGAACTCGGCAAGGACGTGCTCTGCGAGAAACCGCTGGAGGCCGACGCCGCGCGCGCCCGCAAGTGCGTCGAGGCCTGCGAAGAGGGCGGCGTCGAGTTGATGACCGCCTACCGGATGCACACGACCCGGTCGATCCGGTGGGTCCGCGATGTCGTGCAGGACGGCGCTATCGGCGACCCGGTCCACACCCGCGGCGCCTTCTCCTACAACCTGATCGCCGCCGGCGAGGACATGGACCAGTGGCGGCTGAACCCCGATCTCGCGGGCGGCGGCCCGCTGATGGATCTGGGCGTCTACCCGCTGAACACCTCGCGGTTCGTCCTCGATTCCGACCCCGAGGCCGTCCACGCGACCACGGTGGAGGGGCCCGATGAGTTCGACGGCCTGGAGAAGTACGTCGCGTTCACGATGGAGTTCCCCGACGGCGCGGTCGCCGAGTGCGACAGCGGCTACGAGGTCGCCGGCGACAACTACTTCGAGGTCGGCGGCACCCACGGCCGCATCCGGGTCGACGTGCCGTTCAACGTCGACGCCGACCGGACGATCACCGTCAGCGCCGGCGGCGAGGAGCAGGTCGTCGAGGTCGAGGAACCCTCCGAGATGGTCGAGGAGTTCGACTACTTCGCCACCGGCGTCCTGACCGACATGGCGATCGGCCCCGACGGCCGGCACGGCTACGAGGACGTGCGGATCGCCGACACCATCTACGAGTCCGGCGAGTCGGGCGGGCGTATCGAGTTGTAGAAGCCATCTTTTTCGCGGAGGGGTGGGAAAACCGCGCACACCCCGCCGCCAAAAACATGGGTGAAAAAGCGCGGCTCGTTCGCTTCGCTCACTCGCCGCGAAGAACCGCTCGCTTCGCTCGCGGATGCTCAGTGCAGAGGAAGCATACACCGCCCGGGGAATCGTTGTACCCGGAAGAAAGCTTACACCGCCTGAGAAAATGATCTACGTATGGACGAAGATAGTGGGAGCGGAATGGGACATACTTCGACCGGGGGAACTACAGACGGTGAAGTGAGAAGTAGCATGACCAACGAGGGATCGAATTCTAACGAGGTCGGAGCTAAGGACCTCAAAGCGCTAGGATACGACATCGAAGTCGACAGGTCGACGGGAGATTCGACAGACTCCGGAACCCCCGTCGTACGGTACGCCCTATATCTAACTGTCTGTCTCGTCGTACTGGCGATCCTGCTATCCACTCTGTAACGGCACTGACGGTAAGCCGGTCGGGGTCTAGATTCTCGGTGAGATGCTCGCAGAACCAACCGAACGACCGTTTCAGGCCTCGATCAACCGAAAGAAGCGTCGCAAAAACCGCTATCGCCCTCTTACGCCTCGTAGTTCGCGAGCGTGTCCTTGATGGCGTCGTAGGCGGGCTTGGGGTCGTTGCCGGAGTCAAAGAGGAGCGGGTCGCCGGTGAGGTCCTCGAACCAGCCGGGGATCCACGAGTCGGAGTCCCGAACCCCCCAGACGATCATCGTGTCGACGCCCTCGTCGAGACAGACCTCCGTGATCGACCGGTAGAACTCGGCCTGTTTCTCCCAGCGGGCCTCCTGGTCGCCGGGGTCGTCGCCGGGCAGGTAGGCCACGTCGAACTCGGTGATCTCCACGTCCAGCCCGAGATCCTTGAACCGGCGGATGTTCTCGGCGACGCTCTCGATACCTGGCTTCTCGTGGAGCGCGTGCATCTGGAGGCCGACGCCGTCGATGGGGACGCCCCGATCGAGCATGCGGGAGACGAGGTCGTAGATGGCGTCGGATTTGACGTTGACGCCGTCGGCGCCGTAGTCGTTGTAGTAGAGGTCGGTGTCGGGGGCGACCTCGTTCGCCCAGCGGAAGGCGTCGTCGAGGTACTCCTCGCCGAACGCCTCGTACCAGAGGTTCTCGCGCATCGTACCGTCGTCGGCGACGGCCTCGTTGACCACGTCCCAGGTGTCGACGGTGTCGCGGTACCGGCCCGCGGCGGTGTGGACGTGCTCGCGCGTGAACTCTTCGAGCTGGTCCGGCGTGTAGTCCCACTCCTGGAACCACTCGGGGGTCTGGTTGTGCCAGACGAGGGTGTGGGCGCGGACGGACTGGTCCTGCGCTCGGGCGTAATCGACGACCGCGTCGGCGTCGTTGAAGTCGTAGACGCCGGGCTCGGGCCGAAGCGGGCCCATCTTCAGCGCGTTCTCGGCGGTGACGTAGTTGAACTCGTTGCGCAGGAGCTTCTTGTAGGCGGGGTCCGTCCGCAGGGGCTGTGGGGCCACGGCGGCGCCGATCTGGAAGTCCCGCTCGTCCGCGACATCGCGCAGTCTGTCGTCGTCTGCCATACTCCGAACAGACGAGCACTCCCGGATAAAGATACCGGGGTGATTCTCGCACGTGATTTCGGATCCGGCCGGGACCGCCGCGGGTCCACGGTAAAACGTGCGGGGGGTCCCGGAGCGGTCCGCCGTGAGGGGAATCCTCAAGAGGGACCCGTCTGAGGGTGTGCGCATGCACGTAACGGCCCTCCGACGGGACGCCGACGGCCCGCTGTTCGACGCGGGCGGCCAGAAACTCAAACTGCAGGTCCTCGCCGACGACGTCGTCCGACTCGTCTACACCGCCGGCGAGTCGGTCCCCGACCCCGAGAGCCCGATGGTCGTCGAACAGGACCCCGACGGCGAGTGGGACCTCGTCGAGCGCGAGAGCGAGTTCGAACTGGTCACCTCGGCCATGCGCGTCGAACTCGACCGCGCGACCGGTGCCCTGACCTGGCGCGACGCCGACGGCGACCTGCTCGTGCGCGAGCCCGAAGACGGCGGGAAGTCGCTCGTCCCGGTCTCGCCCGAGGACCTGACCGTCGGCGACCACGAGGTCGCCAGCCCCCGCGACAGCCTCGACAGGGAGGCGTACTCGACGCGGCTCGACCTGGAGTTCGACGACGACGAAGCGATCCTCGGGCTCGGCCAGCACGAGGGCGGCGTCGCCGACTACTCCGGCGAGGAACAGACGCTCTACCAGGGCAACACCAAGGTCGCGATGCCGGCCATCCTGTCGACGGGCGGCTACGGGATGCTCTGGAACACCGGCTCGCTGACGACCTTCCACGACGACCAGCACGGCTCGTACGTCTGGACGGAGTGCGACGACGCGCTCGACGTGTTCGTCGTCGCCGGCGACCCCGACGCGGTGATCGCGGGCTTTCGCGACCTCACCGGCGAGGCGACGATGCTCCCCAAGTGGTCCTACGGCTACGTCCAGTCCAAGGAGCGCTACGAGACCGGCGACGAACTCGTCGACGTGGTCTCCGAGTACCGCGACCGCGAGGTGCCCATCGACTGCGTGGTCCAGGACTGGCAGTACTGGCCCGATACCGAGGACCAGCACCCGAACTTCGAGGAGTGGGGCGGCCCGGCGGGCGACTGGGGCCAGTGGGGACAGAAGTCCTTCCACGAGGGCCGCTATCCCGACCCCTCGGCGACGATGGACGCGCTCCACGACCGGAACGTCCGGCTGATGGTCTCCATCTGGCCCAACATGCTCGCCGGCGAGAACTACGACGAGATGCGCGACGCGGGCCACATCCTCGACGACGAGGACGTACCGGCGCCCGGCAACGAGCAACGGTACTACGACGCCTTCTCCGAGCAAGCCCGGGACATCTACTGGAACCAGGCGAAGGAGGGCCTGTTCGACCACGGCGTCGACGCTTGGTGGTGTGACTCGACCGAACCGTACGACCCCACTTGGACGCTGCCGACGGCGCCGGACCCGTTCGCGCTCGCGAAGCACACCACCGACGCGTTCAAGCGTGTGTTCGACCCGGGCTACATCAACACCTACTCGCTCCACCAGGCGAAGGGGATATACGAGGGCCAGCGCGAAGCGACCGACGACAAGCGCGTCATCAACCTCACCCGCTCGGGCTACCCCGGACAACACCGCTACGGCGCGATCACGTGGTCGGGCGACATCGAGGCGACGTGGGAGCGCTACCGCACGCAGATCGCCGACGGGCTCCAGTTCACCGCCGCCGGGAATCCCAAATGGACGCTCGATGTGGGCGCCTTCTTCGTCGGCGACGGCCCCTCGTGGATCACCGACGGCGACTTCGACGACGGCGTCGACGACGCTGGCTACCGAGAACTGTACGTCCGCTGGTTCCAGTACGGCGCCTTCCTGCCGATGTTCCGCTCGCACGGCACCGACACCCCTCGCGAGATGTGGCGCTTCGGCGACCCCGGCGACCGCACCTACGACACGCTCGTGAACTTCGACCGCCTGCGGTATCGTCTCCTCCCGTATCTGTACTCGCTGGCCGGCTGGGAGACCCACCGCGACTACACGATGTATCGCCACCTCGCACTGGCGTTCCCGGACGACGAGGACGCTCACGAGGTGGGCGACCAGTTCATGTTCGGCCCCTCCATGCTGGTCTGCCCGGTCACCGAACCGATGTACTACGGGCCCGACTCCGAGGAACTCGACGGGCGAGCCGAAGCCCGCGAGGTGTACCTCCCCGAGGGCACTGACTGGTACGACTTCTGGACCGGCGAGCGCTACGACGGCGGGCAGACGATCCTCGCCGACGCGCCGCTGGAGAAACTGCCGCTGTTCGTGAAGGCCGGGAGCGTCGTCCCGATGGGCCCCGAGGTCCAGCACACCGGCGAGAAGCCGGCGGCGCCGTGGGAACTGCGCGTGTATCCCGGCCGAGACGGCGCGTTCGACGCCTACGAGGACGCCGGCGACGGCTACGACTACGAGGACGGCGAGTACGCCTTTACGCCCATCCGCTGGGACGATACCGCCGACGAACTGACCGTCGCGGATAGGGACGGATCGTTCCCGGAACTCGTCGAGCAGCGCGAGTTCGAGGTGGTCGTCGTCGGTGAGGGGCGCGGGACCGGCGTCGACCCCGCCGACTCCGACGTGACCGTCGAGTACGACGGGACGGAGGCGAGCGTCGACGTGGAGCGGTAGAGCGGGCGGTGCGGTTGGTGTGGGCGGTGCGGTTGGCGTGCGCTGTCGCGGCCTCCGTGCCGCGACCTAGCCGCGCGAGGGATGAGAGAGTGAGTGCAACGAACGAGCGAATCGGTTGGGGAGGCTCGTGGCCGTCTGCGGTGCTGTGCGGGGCGGTGCGGGTACGGAACGGTGCTGTGTTGCCCTGGCGGACTGAAAGGGCGAGACGCGCTCGCGCCTGCGTGGTCGCCTGAGCGGGCACTATCCGCGTGGGCGGTGCGGAGAGCGCGGATATCCCGCTTCAGCGACCGCGAGCGGGTCGAGGGCTTTCAGGGCTTGTTCTCGAGTGCGGTCGAGGCAACTCAGAGCGAGCGGGTCGAGGGCTTTCAGGGCTTGTTCTCGAGTGCGGCCGAGGCAACTCAGAGCGAGCGGGTCGAGGGCTTTCAGGGCTTGTTCTCGAGTTCGATCGCGTTCATTCGACTTCGTTGCACACCGTATCTACCCCGACACTCAAGTCGCTCCCGCCCGCCCGTCCGCTATGCAATTCGACTGGATGGTCGGCTGCTACGCGGGGGCGGGGGTCCACAGAGACACCCCTCTCCTCGAACACGTCGACCGCGACACGGTGATGGCGGGCGTCGACGCCGCCGTCGACGCGGGACTGGACGGGCTGTGGGCGCCGGACCACTTCCTGCTCGGCCCGAACCACGAGGAGTTCGAGGTGTGGACGCTCCTGTCGGCCATCGCCGAACGAACCCACGGAACCGGCGTGGATATCGGGCCGCTCGTCGGCTCGATCACCTACCGGAGTCCGGCGCTGCTGGCGAAGATGGCGACGACCGTCGACCACCTCTCGGACGGCCGCGTCCGCCTGGGTCTCGGCTGCGGCTGGCACCGCGAGGAACACGAGGCCTACGGCTACGAGTTCCCGCCCGTGAACCAGCGCATCGACATGCTCGACGAGGGAATACAGGTGATCAAGGCGATGTTCACCGAGGCCGAGCCCGACTTCTCGGGCGACCACTACGAGATCGACGACGCGTTCAACGAGCCGAAACCGCTGCAGGACCCCCATCCGCCGATCGTCGTCGGCGGTGCGGGACCGCGGATGCTCAGGCTCGCGGCCCGCCACGCCGACGAGTGGAACGTCGAGATCTCCGGACGAGCCCGTGGCAAGCCGATCGAGTTCAAGGCCCGCAAGTTCGACGAGTACCTCGAGGAGGCGGGACGGGACCCCGACGAGGTCGAGCGGTCGTGGCTCGCCCACTGTATCGTCCGCGAGGACCCCGACGAGCTCGACCGGCTGTGTGAGGAGATATTCCCGCTGCCGTGGGGCGAGGAGGAGGATGTGGACGACCAGCTGAGCACCCCGGAGGAGGCCCGCGAGAAGGGCGACTTCCTGATCGGGACGCCCGCCGAGGTCGCGGAGCAGATCGAATCCGTCCGCGAGCTTGGCTTCGGGAAACTGCAGCTCATCTTCCCGGACTTCCCGAGCACGCGCGGGATCGAGCTGTTCGGCGACGAGGTCGCGCGCGAACTCCGATAGCGCCGCCGGGAGCACTGCCTCAGGCGTCGTCCATCGTGGCGGCGTGGCCGAGCGGGAGGAAGATCGGCGCGGTGTAGTCGATGGCCCACTCGTTGGCCGAGTACGACTCGGTCTCGTCGACGTAGCACTTCGCGGGCGGCGCGTCCGTCCGCTCGATGAACTCGGCGAGCCGTTCGTCGTCGCCGTTGCGGTTGGCGCCGCTGACGACCATCCCTGGAATATTTGCCCCGGTTCCCTCGACGAGTCGGTCGTGGGGGTTGCGCGGCGGGTGGGTCCCCTGGCCGGTCACGTAGCTGTAGCCGGTCGGCGTCCGCCCGAGGGCGTAGTGCAACTGGTCGAGCGCGCCGGCGACGTAGCGCTCGTCCGGATCGATCGCGTTCGCGAGCAGGAGCATGCTCCCCTTCGAGAGCGCCAACTTGGTCGACGCCCAGTGGTAGTCCTCGGCGTCGAGCGCACAGCGGTACCCGTCGGCCTCGACCGCCGCGACGAGGTCGTCGGCGTAGTCGAGGAACGCCGATTCCAGGCGGTCGGCGCGGGCGTCGTCGGCCGCGTCCGCGCTCAGGTAGGCCCACTGACCCAGCGAGAGCGTGTCGGTCCAGACCGGTGCCCGAGGGGCGGCGTCGAACAGGTCGACGAACCGGACCTCCAGATAGTCGGCGTATCGGGTGTCCCCGGTGGTCTTCAGCAACTCGGCGGTCGCCCAGAAGCGCTCCTCGCGGTCGGTGTCCTTCCGGTAGGGACCCGAGCCGTCGTCCTGGCCCGCGTCGAAGCGGAACTCGGGCTCGGGGTTGGCCTCGAGGTAGTCGTGGGCTGCACGGGCGTTTTCGAGCGCGCGGTCGGCGAATCCGGGTGCGTCGTCGGCGTATACTCGCGCGGCCATCGCCATCGCGGCCGCGTACCCGGCGGTGCCGAACGTCGACAGCCCGTAGACGAACCGCTCGCGGTCGTCGTCGGTCGGCGCCTCGTCGATCGCGGGCCACTCGCGGGCGGCGACCTTGTGGTAGACGGCTCCGTCCGCCCGTTGCATCCGTTCGAGCCATTCGAGTTCGAACTTCGCCTCGACGAGCAGGTCGGGCAGGTCGGGTTCGCTCTCGCCCGCACCGTCGCCGTCGGCCGGCGACCGCTCGATCCCCGACCGTTCGACCGGCAGGTCGCACTGTCCGGCTTCGAACGCCGACGGGTAGCGCTCGTAGGCCAAGAGCATCTGACCCACCGTCACCGCGGCCGGCGGGACGTACTTCCCGTAGTCGCCGGCGTCGTACCAGCCGCCGGATACGTCGAGCGGCTCCCCTTCGTCGCGACACTCGTCGCCGAAGTACGTCCGGGCCTCGGCGTCCCCCGCGTGGCCGGCCGGCACGTCCAACCCCGTAACGGGGTCGTCGATGGCGGTGTTCGAGCGCTTCAACGTGTAGAGCCGGACGGCGTCGACGAGCGTCCCGTCGTACACGTCCGCGCCGACGCGGAAAGGGACGGACTCCGCCGCGGTCTCCCGGAGGCCGCCGTCGGCCGTCTCGCCCCGGCCGACCGCGACGCGGTACTCCCCCGGATCGGAGAGCGCCGAGAAGTCGGCGCGACGGACCGTCTCGCCCGCGTTCGTGTCGTCGACCGGCTCCGAGCAGTCGCCGGCGACGGCGACCCGCCCGTCACCGCGCTCGCGGACGGCGAACCGCTCGGGCTCGACGGCGGACCGCTCGGGCTCGACGACGACCGCTCGTTTCGGCGCCGACGGGAGGTATCCGACCTGGTCGACGTGTACCCGCTCGGCGGGGCGCTCGGACCCGGATTCGAACTCGGTCATTCGTTGCCGGCCGTTGCCGACCGCCGGCAAAAAGCGCGCGGTTGGTCGGGTAACTCTCCGGTTCCGGCCGTCGCGTCGTCGGGCGGCCGCTCGGGCGACCGCCCACGGGGCGAGCGCCGACGCCCGCCCGATAAGTCGCCCGTCCCCGAACAGTCTCTCCGGAACCCGAACGCGCATGCGTGCGGGCGGCGAGCGATCGAACATGCCCGACACGCGCGTCACGGTCTGGAACGAATTCGTCCACGAGCAGGAGTCGGAGACGGTCGCCGAGGTCTACCCCGACGGCATCCACGGCGCCATCGCCGACGCGCTCGCCGAGCGCGGGTTCGACACCGAGACGGCGACGCTCCAGGAGCCCGAACACGGCCTCACCGAGGACACCCTCGCCGAGACCGACGTGCTGACCTGGTGGGGCCACGCCGCCCACGACGAGGTCTCCGACGAGGTCGCCGAGCGGGTCGTCGAGGCCGTCCGCGACGGGATGGGCCTGATCGTCCTCCACTCGGCGCACTTCTCGAAGGTGTTCAAGCGACTGATGGGCACCAGTTGCTCGCTGAAGTGGCGCGAGGCCGCCGAGCGCGAGCGGCTGTGGGTCATCGAGCCGAGCCACCCGATCGCCGACGGGATCGACGACTGCA
The window above is part of the Halosimplex rubrum genome. Proteins encoded here:
- the uxaC gene encoding glucuronate isomerase; translation: MSFLDDDTYLLETDAARDLYETIEDRPILDPHNHADIVEIVENDGWADIWEVQGATDHYVWSMMRKRGVDEELITGDASNREKWDAFAEVVPEMAGNPVYEWLHLDLKRRFGIDQPVSAETADEIWAETKAQLEDDEMRPQELLREMNVETLATTDNPTSQLEYHERAVDEVEGVDIRPTWRADPAVNVQKSGFIEFADDLADATAFETDDFAGYLDALEATHDYFDDHGCAASDLGVLEPVSRPVSEARAAEVYAKRRAGESLSERDIGDFQAYLLEFIGELNSEAGWVSQLHVGALRDYREQLYDELGAASGGDVSMGDIGIAEGLDYYLDRFDGEGEIILYCVDPSHYPTLTTLARAYSNVSVGPAWWFNDSPFGMDHQLDYVGSVDLLANHAGMVSDSRKLLSFDSRFEMFRRTLANVVGRKVERGQIPIDVAEDLVDHVAYERPKELYGF
- the gfo6 gene encoding D-xylose 1-dehydrogenase Gfo6 — its product is MDIDVPSSFDERDWARPVDGAPVRFAVLGLGWFGPDVAIPAIEESDFCETTVVVSGDREKAERVADEKGVAHALTYDDYADGEATDAYDAVYVVTPNALHLPHVETAAELGKDVLCEKPLEADAARARKCVEACEEGGVELMTAYRMHTTRSIRWVRDVVQDGAIGDPVHTRGAFSYNLIAAGEDMDQWRLNPDLAGGGPLMDLGVYPLNTSRFVLDSDPEAVHATTVEGPDEFDGLEKYVAFTMEFPDGAVAECDSGYEVAGDNYFEVGGTHGRIRVDVPFNVDADRTITVSAGGEEQVVEVEEPSEMVEEFDYFATGVLTDMAIGPDGRHGYEDVRIADTIYESGESGGRIEL
- a CDS encoding endo-1,4-beta-xylanase, with product MADDDRLRDVADERDFQIGAAVAPQPLRTDPAYKKLLRNEFNYVTAENALKMGPLRPEPGVYDFNDADAVVDYARAQDQSVRAHTLVWHNQTPEWFQEWDYTPDQLEEFTREHVHTAAGRYRDTVDTWDVVNEAVADDGTMRENLWYEAFGEEYLDDAFRWANEVAPDTDLYYNDYGADGVNVKSDAIYDLVSRMLDRGVPIDGVGLQMHALHEKPGIESVAENIRRFKDLGLDVEITEFDVAYLPGDDPGDQEARWEKQAEFYRSITEVCLDEGVDTMIVWGVRDSDSWIPGWFEDLTGDPLLFDSGNDPKPAYDAIKDTLANYEA
- a CDS encoding glycoside hydrolase family 31 protein gives rise to the protein MHVTALRRDADGPLFDAGGQKLKLQVLADDVVRLVYTAGESVPDPESPMVVEQDPDGEWDLVERESEFELVTSAMRVELDRATGALTWRDADGDLLVREPEDGGKSLVPVSPEDLTVGDHEVASPRDSLDREAYSTRLDLEFDDDEAILGLGQHEGGVADYSGEEQTLYQGNTKVAMPAILSTGGYGMLWNTGSLTTFHDDQHGSYVWTECDDALDVFVVAGDPDAVIAGFRDLTGEATMLPKWSYGYVQSKERYETGDELVDVVSEYRDREVPIDCVVQDWQYWPDTEDQHPNFEEWGGPAGDWGQWGQKSFHEGRYPDPSATMDALHDRNVRLMVSIWPNMLAGENYDEMRDAGHILDDEDVPAPGNEQRYYDAFSEQARDIYWNQAKEGLFDHGVDAWWCDSTEPYDPTWTLPTAPDPFALAKHTTDAFKRVFDPGYINTYSLHQAKGIYEGQREATDDKRVINLTRSGYPGQHRYGAITWSGDIEATWERYRTQIADGLQFTAAGNPKWTLDVGAFFVGDGPSWITDGDFDDGVDDAGYRELYVRWFQYGAFLPMFRSHGTDTPREMWRFGDPGDRTYDTLVNFDRLRYRLLPYLYSLAGWETHRDYTMYRHLALAFPDDEDAHEVGDQFMFGPSMLVCPVTEPMYYGPDSEELDGRAEAREVYLPEGTDWYDFWTGERYDGGQTILADAPLEKLPLFVKAGSVVPMGPEVQHTGEKPAAPWELRVYPGRDGAFDAYEDAGDGYDYEDGEYAFTPIRWDDTADELTVADRDGSFPELVEQREFEVVVVGEGRGTGVDPADSDVTVEYDGTEASVDVER
- a CDS encoding LLM class flavin-dependent oxidoreductase, encoding MQFDWMVGCYAGAGVHRDTPLLEHVDRDTVMAGVDAAVDAGLDGLWAPDHFLLGPNHEEFEVWTLLSAIAERTHGTGVDIGPLVGSITYRSPALLAKMATTVDHLSDGRVRLGLGCGWHREEHEAYGYEFPPVNQRIDMLDEGIQVIKAMFTEAEPDFSGDHYEIDDAFNEPKPLQDPHPPIVVGGAGPRMLRLAARHADEWNVEISGRARGKPIEFKARKFDEYLEEAGRDPDEVERSWLAHCIVREDPDELDRLCEEIFPLPWGEEEDVDDQLSTPEEAREKGDFLIGTPAEVAEQIESVRELGFGKLQLIFPDFPSTRGIELFGDEVARELR
- a CDS encoding glycoside hydrolase family 9 protein; protein product: MTEFESGSERPAERVHVDQVGYLPSAPKRAVVVEPERSAVEPERFAVRERGDGRVAVAGDCSEPVDDTNAGETVRRADFSALSDPGEYRVAVGRGETADGGLRETAAESVPFRVGADVYDGTLVDAVRLYTLKRSNTAIDDPVTGLDVPAGHAGDAEARTYFGDECRDEGEPLDVSGGWYDAGDYGKYVPPAAVTVGQMLLAYERYPSAFEAGQCDLPVERSGIERSPADGDGAGESEPDLPDLLVEAKFELEWLERMQRADGAVYHKVAAREWPAIDEAPTDDDRERFVYGLSTFGTAGYAAAMAMAARVYADDAPGFADRALENARAAHDYLEANPEPEFRFDAGQDDGSGPYRKDTDREERFWATAELLKTTGDTRYADYLEVRFVDLFDAAPRAPVWTDTLSLGQWAYLSADAADDARADRLESAFLDYADDLVAAVEADGYRCALDAEDYHWASTKLALSKGSMLLLANAIDPDERYVAGALDQLHYALGRTPTGYSYVTGQGTHPPRNPHDRLVEGTGANIPGMVVSGANRNGDDERLAEFIERTDAPPAKCYVDETESYSANEWAIDYTAPIFLPLGHAATMDDA
- a CDS encoding ThuA domain-containing protein, with protein sequence MPDTRVTVWNEFVHEQESETVAEVYPDGIHGAIADALAERGFDTETATLQEPEHGLTEDTLAETDVLTWWGHAAHDEVSDEVAERVVEAVRDGMGLIVLHSAHFSKVFKRLMGTSCSLKWREAAERERLWVIEPSHPIADGIDDCIELDEAEMYGERFDVPQPETLVFNSWFEGGEVFRSGCTYRRGSGRVFYFRPGHETYPIYHDEQIQGVLANAVEWAAPSDDRATSSGGNTEPREDIDTSDERTVH